In a single window of the Diachasmimorpha longicaudata isolate KC_UGA_2023 chromosome 16, iyDiaLong2, whole genome shotgun sequence genome:
- the LOC135169930 gene encoding mitochondrial potassium channel-like: protein MSGQSRKLFEALTSRINRSPLLTSVVEGAAEKAHHLQNKATEKYDTLVKHVHGNTTTIIQDFHKAALQPSPPIPVRLVSWWRWYQQLTGLEDVELAKRQVIAVQDKLFHCQDQRRDLMHQARTIAEKLKDIYGELVQTKREDPKYVQLTIMENKGLQDQNRIMGQLRLLENEERDHFTQLATAIKEYQDSQSINAQKYKYLSILASAGIAVLSLGGSMIYNNRRIADVRNVIATGQIKNETLFREYFDSFERTVNKQQGFFSSWRNETTASKPTPVVISSPPQRTSKIVDDKVIIVGALLFVCYVLGRITS from the exons ATGTCAGGGCAGTCGAGAAAACTATTCGAGGCTTTGACGTCGAGAATCAATCGTTCACCACTGTTGACAAGTGTTGTGGAGGGTGCTGCTGAAAAAGCTCACCATCTGCAGAATAAAGCGACTGAAAAATATGACACCTTAGTGAAG CATGTCCATGGAAATACGACAACAATAATCCAGGACTTCCACAAGGCCGCCCTCCAGCCTTCTCCTCCTATCCCCGTGAGACTGGTGAGCTGGTGGAGATGGTACCAACAATTAACAGGTCTCGAGGACGTCGAACTCGCGAAGAGACAGGTTATAGCCGTCCAGGATAAACTGTTTCACTGTCAGGACCAACGAAGGGACCTCATGCACCAAGCCCGAACCATTGCTGAAAAGTTGAAGGACATTTATGGAGAGCTGGTGCAGACAAAGAGAGAGGATCCCAAGTACGTTCAGTTGACGATAATGGAGAACAAGGGTCTGCAAGATCAGAACAGGATCATGGGACAGTTACGTTTGTTGGAGAACGAGGAGAGGGATCATTTCACTCAGTTGGCAACTGCTATAAAAGAATATCAGGACAGTCAATCTATAAATGCACAAAAGTACAAATATTTATCGATTCTCGCATCAGCTGGGATAGCTGTACTGTCTCTTGGAGGATCGATGATTTATAATAATCGAAGGATAGCTGATGTCAGGAATGTCATCGCCACCGggcaaattaaaaatgaaacattgTTTCGAGAGTATTTTGATTCTTTCGAGAGAACTGTTAACAAACAGCAGGGATTTTTCAGTTCCTGGAGAAATGAAACGACTGCGTCTAAACCTACACCTGTGGTGATAAGCTCACCACCTCAACGTACGTCTAAAATTGTAGACGATAAAGTTATAATTGTAGGAGCATTGCTTTTTGTATGTTATGTTTTAGGTAGAATCACTTCgtga